A single region of the Sorghum bicolor cultivar BTx623 chromosome 7, Sorghum_bicolor_NCBIv3, whole genome shotgun sequence genome encodes:
- the LOC8060602 gene encoding uncharacterized protein LOC8060602, with translation MRLNKVEVNLIRLLEAAPRQQNQAKLVYYVTTARELLEQLGAETTPEGISSISKAKLSEYSEKIEALASRLAASVPENEKPIIESRDEISYEEAKPESPISLSSGLRRRSTAHAEVGPSHQEGKGDIGAPIKLDAEAQAHIEKHRKLQEDLTDEMVELARQLKESSLAMNQSVQETEKILDSTERAVEQSLASTGHATSRAAEVYSLASKTTCFQWLLMFVMTCMFVMVVLLIRIT, from the exons ATGAGGCTCAACAAGGTGGAAGTGAACCTTATAAGGCTGCTGGAGGCTGCTCCCCGCCAGCAAAATCAGGCTAAACTTGTCTAT TATGTAACCACAGCCCGGGAGCTGTTGGAGCAGCTAGGAGCTGAGACTACACCAGAAGGGATATCAAG CATTTCAAAAGCTAAGCTTTCTGAGTATTCAGAAAAGATTGAAGCACTAGCTTCCAGGCTTGCTGCTTCAGTG CCTGAAAATGAAAAGCCAATTATTGAAAGCAGAGATGAAATCTCTTATGAAGAAGCAAAGCCAGAAAGTCCAATATCTTTATCATCAGGACTGCGAAGGAGATCGAC AGCCCATGCCGAAGTTGGACCAAGCCATCAGGAAGGAAAAGGAGATATTGGAGCACCTATAAAATTGGATGCAGAAGCTCAGGCTCACATTGAGAAGCATAG GAAGCTCCAAGAAGATTTGACTGATGAAATGGTCGAGTTAGCACGGCAACTGAAGGAAAGTAGCCTAGCGATGAACCAATCCGTGCAGGAGACAGAGAAG ATCCTTGATTCTACCGAGAGGGCTGTCGAGCAGAGCTTGGCAAGCACGGGCCACGCAACCTCGCGAGCTGCAGAGGTCTACTCACTGGCTTCCAAGACTACGTGCTTCCAGTGGCTTCTAATGTTTGTGATGACCTGCATGTTTGTAATGGTGGTTCTGCTCATAAGGATCACCTGA
- the LOC8060601 gene encoding auxin-responsive protein SAUR32, with product MKEMRAMRALLDRCRLSPSSKKARGREPPEGCLAVYVGAARERFVVRTECVNHRLFRALLEEAEEARGPYCYAADGPLELPCDAAAFARAVEAIEREMAEERTTVGCGGGGIVRATHSAAHRTAAAW from the coding sequence ATGAAAGAGATGAGAGCCATGAGGGCCCTGCTGGACCGGTGCCGCCTGTCGCCGTCGTCCAAGAAGGCCCGCGGCCGCGAGCCGCCGGAGGGCTGCCTGGCGGTGTACGTGGGCGCGGCGAGGGAGCGGTTCGTGGTCCGCACCGAGTGCGTCAACCACCGCCTGTTCAGGGCGCTGCTGGAGGAGGCCGAGGAGGCGCGCGGGCCCTACTGCTACGCGGCGGACGGGCCGCTCGAGCTGCCCTGCGACGCCGCCGCGTTCGCGCGCGCCGTGGAGGCGATCGAGCGGGAGATGGCCGAGGAGAGGACCACGGTCGGGTGCGGTGGCGGGGGTATCGTGAGGGCAACGCACTCGGCAGCGCACCGGACGGCGGCAGCGTGGTGA
- the LOC110437406 gene encoding uncharacterized protein LOC110437406, producing the protein MSERALKDLNIAQSADLEKGKDNSVKSCITKPVLNGNKCANKEEKALSACQDAVANGNEAVIADVEYIDSENLVDLPDVNGALSTLAKRLDSKDWVMTCEALNNVRQLAMYHKERLQELLEPLVPLIVKSVKNPRSAVCKTALMTCADIFKAYGDLMVDSIDPLLVQLFLKASQDKRFVCEVAEAALISMTSWISPLLLLPRMQPYLKNKNPRIRAKASVCFSKSVPRLDVVGIKEYGMDKLIQIAATQLSDQLPESREAARNLALELQVFYEKSQASTSDEHEGEPSASPDAESWEAFCQSKLSALSAQAILRVTPTTKEGVTSTTTKEGVTSAPKEGLAVGC; encoded by the exons ATGTCAGAAAGGGCTTTGAAAGATCTCAATATTGCTCAATCAGCAGATCTGGAGAAAGGAAAAGACAATTCTGTGAAATCCTGCATCACCAAGCCTGTGTTAAATGGCAACAAATGTGCCAACAAGGAAGAAAAAGCTCTGTCAGCTTGCCAAGATGCTGTTGCTAATGGAAATGAGGCTGTAATTGCAGATGTGGAGTACATTGATTCTGAAAATCTAGTAGATCTCccagatgtcaatggagctctaAGT ACCTTAGCTAAAAGGTTGGATTCAAAGGACTGGGTTATGACATGTGAAGCTCTAAACAATGTTCGCCAGTTGGCAATGTATCACAAGGAGCGACTGCAGGAGCTTCT GGAGCCTCTAGTTCCTCTTATTGTTAAATCTGTGAAGAATCCAAGAAGTGCTGTATGCAAAACAGCACTGATGACTTGTGCTGACATCTTTAAGGCCTATGGTGACTTAATGGTTGACTCAATTGATCCACTG CTAGTACAGCTGTTTTTAAAGGCTTCACAAGATAAGCGATTTGTTTGTGAAGTTGCTGAGGCAGCTCTTATATCAATGACAAGTTGGATCTCCCCTTTGCTACTGTTGCCAAGAATGCAGCCTTACCTCAAGAACAAGAATCCACGGATTCGAGCAAAAGCATCAGTGTGTTTCAGCAAAAGTGTACCTCGCCTT GATGTGGTGGGAATCAAAGAATATGGTATGGATAAACTCATCCAGATTGCAGCAACCCAACTTAGTGACCAGCTTCCGGAATCAAGGGAGGCTGCTCGCAACCTGGCACTGGAACTACAAGTATTCTATGAGAAGTCTCAGGCCTCAACTTCTGACGAACACGAGGGCGAGCCTTCTGCCTCACCAGATGCTGAATCATGGGAGGCCTTCTGCCAGTCCAAGCTCTCTGCGTTAAGCGCCCAAGCCATTCTTCGTGTGACCCCTACTACAAAAGAGGGTGTGACCTCTACCACTACAAAAGAGGGTGTCACCTCTGCCCCAAAAGAAGGCTTGGCCGTGGGTTGCTAG
- the LOC8060942 gene encoding exosome complex component RRP43 gives MAAEAKPAAASGVAGEMEVEAYRRLFPVAFLERHLGESVRIDARRLREARPTTIALGAVSSAHGSALVRLGDTAMLASVKLEVMSPPAEHPDEGSVAVEFHMPPICSPLVRPGRSAEVAPVISKALEDVLMSSGMLNLKDLCLITGKASWLAYLDIYCLNADGSLFDAALISAVAAFTHLEIPLVSVGDDGRLFTVGGNDGKNKFELVNREKRKLTLCDIPLSLTCALHKDSILADPTSEEESIIETYVTVVVDSSDRLVSLQKVGGAVTSMATIKECISLAKERRQSLREILIDSVKAMEVDQTE, from the exons ATGGCGGCGGAGGCCAAACCGGCTGCGGCCAGCGGGGTTGCCGGCGAGATGGAGGTGGAAGCGTACCGCCGCCTATTCCCGGTGGCCTTCCTGGAGCGCCACCTCGGCGAGTCCGTCCGCATCGATGCCCGCCGCCTCAGAGAGGCCCGCCCCACCACCATCGCCCTCGGCGCCGTCTCCTCCGCGCATGGTTCTGCTCTCGTCCGCCTTGGCGACACC GCCATGCTCGCGTCGGTCAAGCTCGAGGTGATGTCGCCCCCGGCTGAGCACCCAGACGAAGGATCCGTCG CTGTTGAGTTCCACATGCCACCCATCTGCTCCCCGCTGGTTAGGCCAGGCCGATCCGCTGAGGTTGCACCAGTCATCTCCAAGGCCCTTGAGGACGTTTTGATGAG TTCTGGAATGCTAAATTTGAAGGACCTCTGTTTGATCACTGGGAAGGCTTCTTGGCTAGCGTACCTG GATATCTATTGCTTGAATGCTGACGGGTCTCTGTTTGACGCTGCACTTATTTCAGCAGTAGCTGCCTTCACACATT TGGAGATTCCTTTAGTTTCTGTTGGTGATGATGGTAGGTTATTTACTGTTGGAGGCAATGATGGAAAAAACAAATTTGAATTGGTCAACAGAGAAAAGAGGAAGCTGACACTTTGCGATATTCCATTGTCCCTTACATGCGCGCTTCATAAAGATAGTATACTAGCGGACCCAACTTCTGAAGAAGAATCGATAATAGAGACCTATGTGACTGTTGTTGTAGATTCTTCAGATCGCCTAGTGTCATTACAGAAAGTTGGAGGAGCAGTGACATCCATGGCGACTATTAAG GAGTGCATTAGCTTGGCGAAAGAAAGAAGACAGAGCCTAAGAGAAATTCTGATAGACTCTGTCAAAGCCATGGAAGTCGACCAAACTGAATAA